In one Platichthys flesus chromosome 3, fPlaFle2.1, whole genome shotgun sequence genomic region, the following are encoded:
- the LOC133950802 gene encoding uncharacterized protein LOC133950802: MGDADGFLGYLKPVSAENIPVNTEILLSFSPCQPFSQPEDLTGADCTNIAACLIVRYQRLDTYISRCIGYGRHEGNEFHYNDTLKMLSVSYFAVEKQPLTVVHYHCNPNESTSFIRDQRLSSEEPLHIWVESPCACPNACTMGDLGSGTIFLIILSLSAAAYFILGSCALRPFRSSSGVQISPEHSVWCMICYLCTERSSETRHYTDPTCYE; encoded by the exons ATGGGGGATGCAGATGGTTTCCTGGGATATCTGAAGCCGGTGTCGGCAGAGAACATCCCCGTCAACACTGAGATCCTCCTGTCGTTCAGCCCCTGCCAGCCCTTCTCCCAGCCAGAGGACCTGACAGGAGCAGATTGTACTAACATCGCTGCATGTCTCATCGTCAG GTATCAAAGGCTCGACACATACATTAGCCGCTGTATTGGCTATGGAAGACATGAAGGGAATGAATTCCACTACAATGACACCCTGAAGATGCTTTCTGTCTCATACTTTG ctgttgagaagcagccacTGACAGTAGTGCATTACCACTGTAATCCAAATGAGTCCACCTCCTTCATCCGGGACCAGAGGCTCAGCAGTGAGGAGCCCCTGCATATCTGGGTTGAGAGTCCCTGTGCTTGTCCAAATGCCTGTACCATGGGGGATCTGGGTTCAGGCaccatcttcctcatcatcctctcccTCAGTGCTGCTGCATACTTTATCCTTG GCTCCTGTGCACTGAGGCCTTTTCGGAGCAGCAGTGGAGTCCAGATCTCTCCGGAGCACAGTGTGTGGTGTATGATCTGCTACCTCTGTACTGAGAGAAGCTCTGAAACAAGACACTACACAGACCCAACATGCTATGAATGA